Genomic window (Daucus carota subsp. sativus chromosome 5, DH1 v3.0, whole genome shotgun sequence):
ctccctccgtcctcctcaattgtttacattaagAGATGAGACTCGATATACATTCTAATACCCTCATAAAAGATGGTTTGAtaaattgttttgattttttcccttctgaataaatatttactatatgcatttttatacaaaaaaaaaattaaaaataatatgaaactatgttttatgtgcatattataatatgtgTTGAGCAATATAAAAAACACCGTAAATAAATAATAGGGACAAGAGAGTACTTGACACTGAGATCTTGTCAGATATTAGGGGCTGCTTCCcagaaaaaaaatgtttaaattaaCTATTTTTCTTAGATCTTTTACCCTTAACAtaattttggggaaaaaaaaagatttctgCCCTTTGACtacaattatattttctaaaaaaaagaaaaaaaaatgttttcttCTTTcgaaaaaacaaattatatctcTAAGATTCATATCAATTATCAAAGGAAGGATTTCcataaaacaaacaaactaaTGAAATCTAGAACATATTTTCTGAAACCAAATAAACATGGTATggtaaaacaaaataaaaagttcTCCAACACCCAAACAAACCCTGGATGagtgatatttttaagaaacatttTATGGCAAACAGCCAACAAGCTTAAGATTAGAACACTGTTGCTGTCGATGACAGGAATCCGCAGGTTGTCTGCCACAGGTATTTTCAAGACAACTATTCACTTTTAAGACGAAAGTATAAAAGAAATCATACAGATTTACATCAAAGTACAAACTTTTAGTTAAGTTTCAGAATCATGGCCTGATAACATTTTACTGTTGGTTCAAGCTTCAACTGTCTACATATTTAGGCCTGCCTCGTTTTGGTCAACCTATCCCAACTAGAGAAAAGCAACCTTAGCACAGAATAAAACACCGCCTGTACGCACGATATTACAAAGTTCCAGCAGGACGACGGCCAGTACCATGGATACAACAACCGGAAGAAGAGACTGATAACATGTCGGGGATACTGCCCAACCTGAACCAACATGTCAAACTGTTACTTAAACAATGTCCATATGAATAGAATGAAAAGTTGAGCAAACTCATATACTACAAACTCCTACTACTGGACTTCCCCTTTTTGTATAAAGCAAGGGTCAGAGGGATGGGACTCACAGGGAATAACAAGTCCAATGCAACCCATGCAGCATGACGAACAGCTCTTGTTGGATACATCGGACCACCTGGAGAAGTGAAGCTATACAAGCAAGTCTTCAGTCGAGTACTTGTAGCCATTCTCAATTCCATACCTGGAGACAAAATAAACATTGAGTTTTCTATTTCTTCCCCACAGGTGACttacaaattagaatcaaattcCCATAGAACGTTCAGTTTGTACCCTGTAGAGCTTTGATGTGGGACAGGTAGTGTAGCAGCACCGGTTCCACCTTTAATTTCAAGAGCTGTAAACAATTGGttagaaattaaataataagGGTATCCCTGACATCTAGCATTAATATGGTCACTACTAGAGATGTTATTCATTCTTAACTTACTTGATCAGTTAGCTCAATTACAAAGATATCTGCTGGACCCCCAATCAAGAAAGCATTTGGGAATTCTggaaatttctttaaaaaactTTCAATCTTGTCAACTGCAAGAAGAATATTTTAGAAGATATAAAAGACAGCAATTTTGAGGTTGATTACTAAATCGGAAGTAGTGACAACGTGACATGCATACCCATGTTGTACAGGAAAATGAACCTTGACAGCAGAAGAAATAGATCACGTTGTGCCTGAATAAATGaaagaaaacaataattttaagaCTATTGCAAAAAGTTCTTACTAAAAATTGACTGTAAGATCAGTTACATTTGGTGTATGTGGAGATGTCCGTCATGCCTGACCTGTAATGGAATTTTCTTTAGCCGTTCAGGCACCAAAGCAACTTcttcaagaagatactgaaatGAATCAAATATTACTTGtaaaacataatcaaatttCGAATTACTCAACTGAAAACTTCTTACTCGGAAAGATATCTAACCCG
Coding sequences:
- the LOC108220639 gene encoding uncharacterized protein LOC108220639, encoding MPPHTLTPRSSAYLTALTQEIEKKLQRGIASPTLSRNLLQELFQDIALEVDDRAKDIILSNEELASIEEERTEGPLCFYEVLADHFVWVPKNGEPILDLIVKLWSQAFASHIFSLLFHKWLFEVQIDNADVLLRYSSALVQGATNVFWIDVQTNTRHFHSLFRYLLEEVALVPERLKKIPLQAQRDLFLLLSRFIFLYNMVDKIESFLKKFPEFPNAFLIGGPADIFVIELTDQLLKLKVEPVLLHYLSHIKALQGMELRMATSTRLKTCLYSFTSPGGPMYPTRAVRHAAWVALDLLFPVGQYPRHVISLFFRLLYPWYWPSSCWNFVISCVQAVFYSVLRLLFSSWDRLTKTRQA